From the Clostridium cagae genome, the window TATCATAATTATATAATCCTTTCTTTTAAAATTTTATCTAATATTAAAGCTATGTTTGACATACTATCAAACATAGCTTTAATATTATTCTCTATATTTTTCAACATCTTTTTTAACATAAAATAATAAGTTATCCAATTCCCAAATTTCTCCGTATTGAATAAGTTTATTTAAAGTCTTTTCATGTCTTGCTGCTTCTGCTTCTTTACCTAATGAGCTTAAAGTCAATAAAGAGTTCATAATATTTGAAATTATGCTAGATTTCACTTCAAAAAGCTTTTGGGCATCTTTTATTTCATCTTTTATTTGTAGCATTTCTTCATCTAATTTAAAAGCTGCGTCAGCTGAACTTTTAAGTTTTTCTTTCAACTGAGTAGGTATGTTTTGTTTATATTTATAATTAAGCGAATGTTCAATAGTAGCCCAAAAATTCATAGCCAAAGTTCTAATTTGGAACTCTGCAAGAATATCTACTGGTCCTTCTGCCATATTTACTTGATATTTTATTATCATGTGGTAGCTTCTATAACCACTTTCTTTTACATTTCTAACATAGTCTTTTTCATAAAGAATTTGCATGTCCTTTCTGCCACGCAATAATTCTACAACTTTAGTTATATCGTCTACAAATTGACACATTATTCTTATTCCAGCTATGTCTTCTAATTCATATCTAACTTGATCTATAGGTATTTCAAATTTATTAGCTTTTTCTAATATACTAGAAACTTCTTTTACTCTGCCAGTAACAAACTCTATCGGTGAATATTCATTTTTTCTTCTATATTCTTTTCTTATAGACTTTAATTTTACCTTAAGTTCCTCTACTGCTTGCTCATACGGCATTAAAAAACTTTTCCAATCGTTTATTGCCATAAATACCATCCTTTTAAATATCGTTCATATTTATTATATCAAAAACTTTAGATTCTGTGTAATTATTTATATAATTAGAATTATTTTTTTTAATAGTATATTGTGGTATAATTTAATGGTTAAAATTATAAATTTAATAAAAGTAAATTGTAATTGAGCATGTAATTTATATTGAGGTGAAATAAAGTGTGTGAAGCAGAAATAAAAAAACATTTATTTCTAAAGCAAGTGCATTGTCCTATATGTGAATTTAAATTTAAAGTTAATGCTGTGAAAGTTAATTCGCCAAGGATACTATCTAAAGATTCTGATTTTTTCATAAGATATTCTTCACCAAATCCTTATTTTTATGATATATGGATTTGTAACAATTGCGGATATGCTTCTATGAAAGTAGATTTTTTTAAGATAAAAAAGCATCAGAAAAAAATTGTTTTAGAAAAGATAAAACCTTTATGGAAACCTAGAGATTATCCAGATATAATTACTGCAAGCATTGCTGCTCAGCGTTATAAACTTGCATTAGTAACTTCTGTAATATTAAACTCTAATTATAGCACTAAAGCTATGATTTCTTTGAAAATTGCTTGGATGTATAGACTTTCAGGTGATATACAAAATGAATTGCATTTTTTAGAAAAAGCATTAAAAGGTTTTAATGAAGCATACATTATAGAATCATTTCCCATGTATGGTCTTCAACGTGATTCTACAATGTATATTTTAGGAGAACTAAATAGACGACTTGGTAACGATTCAGAGGCTCTTATATGGTATTCTAAAGCAATAACCACTATTGGAGCTTCATATAAAATAAAGGAATTGGCTAGAAATGGTCGAGATTTAATAAAAGCTAACGATAATTAACATAATTAAAGACTTTAGAACTATAAATAAAGGGGGATAAAATCTTATGGGATTTTTTCAAAAAAAAAAATATACAGAGGATAAGACTTTAGAAAATACACAAAACATTACTTTACCACAAGCTAATGATAATTCAGAAATCACCAAAATAGGCATAGGTCTTTCTGAATTAAAAAGTGAAAGTTCTGGAATTCATAACTCTATTAATGATATTAACGCATCAGTATCACATTTAGCAGATTTATCAATGTCTGAAAATCATGAAGCAAATCATGCAACAAATTTATTACATGATTTTAGATCTAATATGGAAGAACTAGCATTAAATATTACAAATGTTCATGGTCAAGTATTAGATACAGATAAGGTAGCTGATAATGGAATTGTATCAATAGAAAATTTAGATACATCATTAAATGAATTACAACATATGTTTACAGTTTCAACTAAAACTATAAATGCTTTAGTTAGTAAATTAGAATCTGTGAATATGATAACTGATTCTATCAGTCAAATAGCTAGTCAAACAAATCTTTTGTCATTAAATGCTGCAATAGAAGCTGCAAGAGCTGGTGAAGCTGGTAAAGGATTCTCAGTTGTTGCTGGTGAAGTAAGAAAACTTGCAGAAAATTCAAAATTAGCAGTTCAAAGTATAACAGATATATTAGAAGAAATTAAAACAGATATAATTCAAGCGTCCGAGGCCATGAATTCTGGGAATTCTGCTTTAGCTGTTCAACATACTTCTTTAAGTGCTACAAAAGGTAGTTTCAATAATATTAAATCTTCTATAGAGGAAACTATTGATGAAATTACAACTTGCATAGGAAATCTTACAACTGCTTCAAGTAAAAAAGATGATGTTATTGATTGTGTTGAAAAAGTAAATGACATTGCAAAAAAAAATTCTGACTTAACTCAAGAAATTGCATTTAAACTAGATACACAATCAGATTCTTTAGATAAATTTAATGATACATTAGACAATCTAAGTAAAAATATTTCTCAATAATATCTTAAATAAAATACATTCAATAATTGTTGTATTTTATATGAAATTTTGAGTTTAAAATAAACAATAAAAGCATAAAAAAATGTATGATATATTTACATCTTTTTTATGCTTTTTATTATTAACATAAATTCAAAATTTCAAAAAGTATATTTTAAAAATTATTATTTTCTATTTCTTTTGCTTCCTTTACCAGTATATAAAAATTCATATAATGATGCTGTTTTATCCCAAGTAAGTTTATCAACTATTCCCGTTACTTTTATTCCAAACTTCTCCTGTAGTTCTTTAATAGCCTTTTCTGTTCTTTTATCAAATACACCATTTTCTATAATTTGATTTGATAAATAATTGTTTTTAGCAAGAACATTTATATATTTTTGCAAAACTGTGACATATCCGTCTCGATCTCCTAATTCTAAGTCAAAACCTGGATAATCATATAATATATCAGATTTATTAATATTTTGTCCACCATCTAAACTATTGTATACTGATATTAATTTTTTCCAATCATTTACGCCAATTTTTCCATCTACATTCAATCCAAATTTTTTTTGAAATTCCATTACAGCACTTTTAGTTTTTTTCTTAAACATTCCATCTACTTTTATCTTAGGTATCTCTTTATAAAACTCAGATATGGCATTTAAATAAGTTTGTAACCATCTAACATCATCGCCATATAAATTTTCTTTTAACACATATCCTGGATAGTCAGCTGAATAAATCTTTTCTTCTACATTAGACTTTTCTGAACCTCTATAAATTTCATATATCTTATTCCAAGTATTTAATCCTACTACCCCATCTTGAGCTAACCCAAATAATCTTTGAAAAGATAATACAGCATTTCTTGTCATCTCTCCAAATATTCCATCTGCATTAATACTTGGTATATTATATGATTTAGATATAACTGAAAGATATGTCTGCATTTCTCTAACTTTTTCTCCTCTTGAGCCATAACTTAATAAATAACCTGGATATTTTCCATCAAATTCTTCATTAAGGTCTTGCTGTCCAGTTCCTTTAATCAAATCTTTATATACATAATATATTTTATTCCAAGTATTTATTCCTATTATTCCATCTGGAGCTAATCCAAATAACCTTTGAAAAGCTATAACAGCATCTTTTGTCATTTGACCAAATATTCCATCTGCCTTAATACTTGGTATATTATACGATTTAGATATAACTGAAAGATAACTCTGAACTTCTTTAACTTTTTCTCCCCTTGAACCATATTTTAATAAATATCCTGGATACTCTCCCCCTGGAGGTGGATTTTCTCCATCAATTTCTGGCTCTTGATCAAGCTCTGCTAATCTTTTTACACCAACATAAATAGATGATATTCTATACCAAGTAGCTCTTCCTACAATTCCATCTTGGGTAAGATTAAAAACTTTCTGAAACACCTTTACTGCATCTTCAGTTGATTTATCAAATTTCCCATTCTCATATGGTATTTTAGGTATTGCAGGGAAATTTTGAGATATCCTATTTAATTGTTTTTGTATAACCTTAACATTATTATTTTCATCATTAAGTCTAAGAGGTGTTCCCGGATAAGATTCTGGTATTCCTTCAATCATAGTTGCTCTAACTAAATCTTTATCATAACCAAAATAATATCTAATAATATCTAAAGCTTGCATACCTGCATTGGCTAAATCTACACTTCCCCATTGTGATAATCCATCACACTTAACTGTTGTACCATTGCAATATTGTGCAAAAAGTGGTGTTCTATTACCAATAGTTACTATATATTCACTAAAAATTTCGTCTACTATTTTACTTATATTATCAAATATATTTCTACCCTTTATAAAATATTGATCATATGCAGGTGAATTAGTAATTTGAAATGAATATCCCTTACCTCTATACCATTCTGTATAAATTCTATTTAATGCAAATGATATTTGGCAATATATATTGGCTTTTAATGATTCTTCAGGCCATGTTGGGTATATTTCACTTGAAGCAACATTTTTAATATAATCTACAAATCCTACTGTTACATTCTCAGCAGGTACACTTGGTGGACCTAAATGTACAACAATAAATTCAGGTATATATGGCCTTTCTAAAACTAAAGGCTGAACCATAGAACCTACTTGTTTATCTCTTTTTGCGTTAAGTACAAGCTGTTCTGGTGGAATAATAATTTTTTGAGGTAAACCATTATTGTAATTATTCTCTTCTTCTTCACCAACTTCGACATTTTGTATAGAAGTAATATCTTCAAAAACACTTACACCGTCAATAATAACTTCTTCAAAATTTTCAGGCAATATATCTATATTATATATACCATATGGAATAACTCCTTCTTCATATGGTTGTTGAGATAAACCTTTTTCTGGTGTTATTACTTCTATAAATTCACTTCTTCCACTAATATCAAAAGCATCATCTTTCTCATATACTATTTCTCCATTTTCAGCATTAGTAATTATAAGTTTTCCTTTTGTATTAGGCAAAGCATCCTTAAACTTAAATAGTCTTACTAATATATATCCCTTTCCCAAAATGTTCTCCCTATAAGATTATTAATACTTATATTAACTTATACATCTGATATCTAAATGGTTCTTAATGACTATAATTTAAAATAACTCTGAGAATTATTAATTAAATTACAACTTATATAGAAAACCTTATAACTACTTAAAATAAAAATAGCTGTACTGCACCCACTTAGTGAGTGTATTTCATATATTCACTATCTATTAATGCATTGATGTAACTAAGTTTTAGATTAAAAAAATTTAATACTCCTTATACAAAAAAGATGTTGAAAAAATATTTTTTCAACATCTTTATTCTATAATCAGCTTTGGATTAAAATCAAGATAATCTGCTGATGATAATATATATTCTATTCCATCTAAGTCACCATTTAATACATTACCTTTTAATGATGGTCCGTGTAAATGTCCATATATAACTTTCTTTACACCATATTCTTTAAATATTTCTAAAAAGGCTGATTCTTCAAATTTATCATTAGTTGGTGGATAATGAATCATCACTATAATGTCTTTATATCCATTACTTTTTGCTGCCTCTAAAGATAATTTTAATCTTATTTGTTCTCTACTATAAATTTTTTCATCTTTAGATGAATACTTATCTCCGCCTGGACAAATCCACCCTCTAGTACCGCAAATCGCATAATTTTTATAAGTATAAAAATTATTTTGAAGAAATTTTGTATTTTCATATAATTTATTTAATTTAGATATACTTCCCCACCAATAGTCGTGATTTCCTTTACTTATGACTTTTTTACCAGGTAATGAATCTATCCAATCTAAATCAAATTTGCTGTCACTTTCCTTAAGTGACCATGAAATATCTCCTGCTATTAATACCATGTCATCATCTTTAACTTTTTCTATCCAATTTTTCTTTATTTTTTCACAGTGACCCACCCAATTTTCTCCAAATATATCCATTGGCTTTTCAATATTCATTGCTAAATGCAAATCTGAAATAGTATAAAGTGCCATTAACTTATCACCTTTCTGTTTTTCACACAATTATAGTGTTTTATCTATATCAGTTACAAATGCTATCACATGAGCTACTGCCTCATACAACTCTGTTGGTATTTCATCTCCAACATCAACGTTACATAACAAATTTGCTAACTCTTTATTATAAACTATGGGAACTTCATTTTCTTGCGCTTTTTCTATTATTTTATCTGCAATATGTCCCATTCCTGATGCTGCTATCATTGGAGCTTCGGTATTATTTAATTCATACTTAAGAGCTGCTGCTTTTTTTCTTTCAGTCATATATACTCACTCCATAAACAATTTATACTCAAAATACATCTACTTTATTATACCTTAATATCAATATTTGAGATACTTAAATCATTAAAAAATTTGCCACAAGTTACTAAGTTAATAGGTTCTTCTCTTAATGAAACACTAACTTCTGTAACTAGTCCTAGTGTTTCTAATCCAGATTTTAATTTATTCTTATTTTTACTTATTATATCTACATACTTATTATCACACTTTAAATTTATATCTATCCTATTATCTTTCAATGTTAAATATCCATCAACATCACCTAAATGTATAGTTTTAACATTAACAACCATTTTTACATTAGTTTTATCTATTTTTTTTCCACCTTTTCTGTTGTCTTTTATAATTAGTTTACAAGGATATTCTTCTGCATTAACAGGAACCTGAAAATTTAGATAATAATACTGTTCACTTATAGAATTAAATATTTTAAATTCTCCAATATTACCCTTTATCATTTCCATAACCTTCTCATAACCTACTGCTTTATTATCAATATTGTTTATTATATCTTTTACAATATTTTTTACTTCATTAAATTTGTTTACCATTTCTTGTTTTATCAAATCTTTATTTGAGAAATTTTCAATATCTTTTGAATATAAATTATTAATATCAGATTTTAATTGAGAATTTTGACTTTTATCAATCTTAATTGCTTCTGGTTTTACATCCTGTTCATTTATATTAGTTTGTAATTTATATTTAATAAGATCATTAAATCTTTTAAATTCTTCATTAGTTAAATTTACTTCTTTATTTAAAATTTTTCCTAAAGTATTCTCTAATAAATTTTTACCATCTATAACTTTACTATCTAAACCATTAGATTTTATAGTTTCATCAGATAATCCTTTAGTTGATAACTGATTTTTAATTAAATTTACTATATCACTGTCTTCAAATTTTGATGTTAATGAAATTAGTCTATTAAATTCCTTCGTTGTTAAATTTTCAGCTCTAGAATTAATTATATCATTTAAATAATCATTTAAAATTCTTTCCTTATCACCAGTAATACTCTTCAATAATGATACAACACTAACTTTATTCTTTGAAACATCATTTGAATCGTATATTTTAGATATTAAAGAATTTTTGTTGTTATTTTTTAAAAATTCATTATTTATATTTTCTTTATTTAAATATTCTTTATCAGTTATTATCTCTTTATTTTGTATATCTTTTAAATTTGATTGTGAATTATCTAACTCCTGAGATAATTTATATAATAATTTTTCTATTGATAAATCACCATTAAAAAGCTCATTAAAGCTTTTTATATTTTCTGTTGAGAATTCTATATTATTTTCCAAAAATAATAATATTTCATCACTTGACATATTTTTAAAATTACTGAAAAATTCCATAAGATTTTGTTTTATCAATTCTCCCTTAGGAGTATTTATATCAATACCTTTGCTTTGAAGATAATTTTGTATAAAATCATCTATATTGTCTGAGCTTAAATTTATATTTTCATTGAATTGAATTAATCCTTTAATTTTATTTATATTATCCTTAGTTAATGAGATATTATGTTTAATCATTTTTTCTAATATATTTATATCTTCTTTAGATAAACCCTCTTTATCCATTACCTCCTTAAATACCTCATTAGAAACTTCTTCACCTTTTTGTTCATTAGGTATCAACTTTAATTTTAACTTTCCATCCTTAAAATCTTCTACTTGAAAATTTAATAGTTTAAGATCATCTAGATTTATATTCCCATCAAGTTCTGCAATAAATTGCCATCCATCTGATAATCTTATAGTAACATCTTTACCGTCCCCCTTAGATACAATTCTTCCACTAAATTTTTCTCCTACTGAAAAAGTTAATTTACTAGAAAATTTTCTTGTATTACTATTATTATAGACATTATTTACATTCCAAATACCAGGCATTTTTTCTTATTCTCCCCCCTTTAATCATTAACTCTGTTTTAAGTGAATATTAATATTTTAGTGTAAAAACATAGTTTCATTAGAACTTACTTTTTAAAATGAAATTTTGTCCTCAAGCTTTATACTACAATCTCAGCACTGTTTTTAAACATAGCATAATAATTAATCTATATATTCAACAAATTAGAACAAAATCGCTAAGGCAACTTTAGAGCCGTCATTTTTTAGCCATGTATCCTTTACAAACTCAGTGCAGGAATAATGGTTCAGTATATATTTATTTTTTCTAACTTATATTATTTATTTATCGTTATAATAATGAATAAATTAACATACAAAGAAATATATTTATTATATATCAGAATCTTAATAACCATTAAATTACCTAAAAAAATAGGATTTGAAATAATTTTTCAAATCCTATTTTTTAATTACAATATGTTATTTTTAAAACAATAATTTTACTATTGTATTTCTATTTTATTATAATTTTTCTTACCTCTTTTTATTAAAGCAGATCCATCTTTAAAATCATCATCATTTAATGTTCTTGTTAATTCAGTGATCTTTTCTCCATTAATAGATAAACCACCTTGTTCTATTAATCTTCTTCCTTCTTTTTTAGATGGAACTATTTTCACTTTAGCCATTACATCTAAAACTGTTGAACCTAAATCTTCTTTAGATATAGTTACTGTTGGTACATTTGACATGTCAGCACCACCTGAGAATAAAGCATTAGCTGCTTCTTCTGCTTTCTTAGCTTCTTCATCGCCATGAACAAGTTTTGTAACTTCATAAGCAAGAATTTTCTTAGCTCCATTAATTTCAGCACCTTCTAAAGTACCTAACCTTCTTACTTCATCCATTGGTAAGAAAGTTAATAATGCTAAACATTTTTCTACATCTGCATCATCAACATTTCTCCAATATTGATAGAAATCAAATGGAGATACTTTATCAGCATCAAGCCATAATGCTCCACCAACAGTTTTACCCATTTTTTGTCCTTGGCTATTAGTTAATAATGTACAAGTCATAGCCATCGCATCGCCTTGTGCTTTTCTTCTTACAAGCTCAACACCAGCAATCATGTTAGACCATTGATCATCTCCACCAAGTTCCATCTTACATCCATATTTTTGATTTAAAACATAAAAATCATATCCTTGCATTAACATATAGTTAAATTCTAAAAATGATAATCCTTTTTCTAATCTTTGTTTAAAACATTCTGCACTTAACATTCTATTAACTGAGAAATGAACTCCTACTTCTCTTAAAAAGTCAACATAATTAAGATCTAATAACCAATCTGCATTGTTTACTATTAAGGCTTTATCATCAGAAAAGTCTATAAATCTTTCCATTTGTTTTTTTATAGAATCAACATTATGTTGTATTTGTTCCTTAGTAAGCATTTTTCTCATATCAGTCTTACCACTTGGATCTCCAACCATCGCTGTTCCGCCGCCTAATAAAGCTATCGGTCTATGTCCAGCTCTTTGCATATGAGCCATAAACATCATCGCTATAAAGTGACCTACATGTAAACTGTCTGCAGTTGGATCAAATCCTATATAAAAAGTTACCTTCTCATTTTCTAATAATTTTCTTGTTTCCTCTTCATGAGTAAATTGTTTTATGTACCCACGATCAAGTAACTCATCTAATACATTTGCCATTACTATAAACCTCCTAAATTATTGAACTAAGTTCAATTATCTACTATATATATACATTTAAATTACAATATTTATAGTATATCGTTATCCTTATATTTTGGCAACAATTCAAAATATAATAATTAAAACAAAACCATGCTTAAAGTTAATGCTTTAACTTAAACATGGTTTAATTCTTATCTATAAACTATTTTTAGTTCTTCCGCTTCCATCTATATCTATATCTACCTCAATATTAAGTTCTACTTTAGATAAATAGTCCTCTTCTTTTTCATACCCATATTTTTGATTTAACAAGTTTACTACTTGTAATATATCTACATTTTTTTCTCTATACTCATTAAACGTATCTTTTAAATGTGCTTTTATACTTGCTTCCTCTAATTCACAAATACTATTTATAAACTCTTTATTCACCATAAACTTACTTTGTGATTCAGCAATATTAGTTTTTAACTTAAGCTTTTTATTTAATACTATTTTGTCATTAGAATAATCTACAGATGTTTTTATTTTAGAATCTAGTATTTTTAACGTTATAAAATTATTCTTTGCATTTGGATTTACAACCTCTAATATTCCACTTTCAATATTATTAGTTAAAAGATTATAACTCAAAGTATTTAGCGTATCTATTTTTCCAATCATTCTATCATTTTGAATTATTGTCCCACCACCTAATTCTATTTTTTTATCACGTGCATCTTGCTTTAATTTTAATGTACTCATAATAGATAAATTGTTAGGCATTAATCTTTGAATCATATAATCATTTGTATTTAATTTTATTACTTTTGATGAATTTTCATTTTTTCCTACTAAATCATCTAAAAATAATCCTAAGTACTCTTCATCACTGCTTGATAATTCTAAAAGTTTATCCACATCATCAAAATAAGCAAACATATTTGGTGTTATTGGAAATTCAGGATTATTATTTATTAAATCTATATATTTTTTCATTCCATTTTTAACAGCATTACCAGTAAAAATATATGCTCTATTTTGAGTAAAATTTAATTTAAAGCTAGCTGACATGTTAACATCTCTGATTGCCTCTAAAGCAGTTTTACCTTCACCCTTATATATTAATCTTTTTCCTTTTTCAATACTCTCATTAGCATTTCTAAATGCCTTAACACAATCTAAATACAAAACAACATTAGAATTTTCATCTTCGTCAAATATAATACTTGTTACGAAGGTCACCTTATTTATATCGTTATAGTTAAAACAGGAAACCATAGAAAAGGATATTAAAATTACTAATGAAATTATAAAAATCCTTTTAATTTTCATTATTTTTTCTCCTTTCCTATTATTGTCTTAGAAATCTTACTTAATCTACCTCTAAATATTGTATCTCTAAATTTATAAGTTGTATCTGTTGCAATAGGAAATAAGAATGAATATCCTCCTGTTTCTAAATCTGATATATTGCTTAATAAAATTATAAATGACATAAAGAATCCCGGTAGTCCAAAGAATGCACTAAGTATTACAACACCTATTGACCAAATAGAAATTGCACCATATATTTTAGGAATCAAGAAATAACTTAACGTACTTAATGCAACTATAATAATTGTTATTCTTGATGCTATACCTGCCCCTACTGCTGCATCTCCAAGTATCAATGCCGAGACTATACTCATGGCTCCACCAATTGGTTGTGGTAACCTTAAACCAGCCTCTTTAATAAGTTGGAAAGCTATCATCATTATTATAACTTCAAAAACCGTTGGAAATGGCACCCCAGCTCTTGCAACAGCTAATCTAAATGTAAACATTGGTGTGAGCAATGAAAAATGATGTGTAACAACAGCTATATATAATCCTGGCATAAATGTAGCTAAAAAAAATGCAATCCATCTTAATATTCTTAAAAAATTAACAAAAAGTCTATTTAAATAATAATCATCTGGAGTTTGAAAGTTTTCTAAAAAGAAATATGGAATTGTTAGTACAAATGGTGTTCCATCTACTAATACCGCTACTCTTCCCTCCATTATTTTTGCTGCTACTTCATCCGGCTTTTCTGTATATCCCACAGTATCAAATAATGAATCTTTCTTTCTTAACTTAGCTTCTATATAATTAGTATCTAATATAAAATCTAAATGTAAATTATTGATTGTTTCTTTAATTTCATTTACTAAATACTCTGGTGCTACCCCTTCTATGTAACACAAACATACAACTGTTTGTGATTTTTCTCCCACATATAAAGGCTCAAATTTTAAATCTGAATTCTTAATTTTCCTTCTTATTAATGAAATACTATTAACAAATAATTCATTAAATCCTTCTCGTGGACCCTTTACTACAGATTCTGTAACTGGAATGCTTATACCTCTAGTCGGAAATCCCTTTACTTCACAGAAAATCATTTTTTCTTCATTTTCAAATGTTAGTATTATATCCCCTGATAATATATGTAATACTGCATCTTCCAAATCTTTAGCATTACCAACTATGTTGATTTCTAATACTTTAGTGACGATATCATCTAAAGTATTACA encodes:
- the tyrS gene encoding tyrosine--tRNA ligase, whose amino-acid sequence is MANVLDELLDRGYIKQFTHEEETRKLLENEKVTFYIGFDPTADSLHVGHFIAMMFMAHMQRAGHRPIALLGGGTAMVGDPSGKTDMRKMLTKEQIQHNVDSIKKQMERFIDFSDDKALIVNNADWLLDLNYVDFLREVGVHFSVNRMLSAECFKQRLEKGLSFLEFNYMLMQGYDFYVLNQKYGCKMELGGDDQWSNMIAGVELVRRKAQGDAMAMTCTLLTNSQGQKMGKTVGGALWLDADKVSPFDFYQYWRNVDDADVEKCLALLTFLPMDEVRRLGTLEGAEINGAKKILAYEVTKLVHGDEEAKKAEEAANALFSGGADMSNVPTVTISKEDLGSTVLDVMAKVKIVPSKKEGRRLIEQGGLSINGEKITELTRTLNDDDFKDGSALIKRGKKNYNKIEIQ
- a CDS encoding Ger(x)C family spore germination protein; this encodes MKIKRIFIISLVILISFSMVSCFNYNDINKVTFVTSIIFDEDENSNVVLYLDCVKAFRNANESIEKGKRLIYKGEGKTALEAIRDVNMSASFKLNFTQNRAYIFTGNAVKNGMKKYIDLINNNPEFPITPNMFAYFDDVDKLLELSSSDEEYLGLFLDDLVGKNENSSKVIKLNTNDYMIQRLMPNNLSIMSTLKLKQDARDKKIELGGGTIIQNDRMIGKIDTLNTLSYNLLTNNIESGILEVVNPNAKNNFITLKILDSKIKTSVDYSNDKIVLNKKLKLKTNIAESQSKFMVNKEFINSICELEEASIKAHLKDTFNEYREKNVDILQVVNLLNQKYGYEKEEDYLSKVELNIEVDIDIDGSGRTKNSL
- a CDS encoding spore germination protein produces the protein MNENLNYFKKRFEKAFDVKYRDVDTKLGKATLVFIDTLCNSQFISDYIVSPLKNYSYECNTLDDIVTKVLEINIVGNAKDLEDAVLHILSGDIILTFENEEKMIFCEVKGFPTRGISIPVTESVVKGPREGFNELFVNSISLIRRKIKNSDLKFEPLYVGEKSQTVVCLCYIEGVAPEYLVNEIKETINNLHLDFILDTNYIEAKLRKKDSLFDTVGYTEKPDEVAAKIMEGRVAVLVDGTPFVLTIPYFFLENFQTPDDYYLNRLFVNFLRILRWIAFFLATFMPGLYIAVVTHHFSLLTPMFTFRLAVARAGVPFPTVFEVIIMMIAFQLIKEAGLRLPQPIGGAMSIVSALILGDAAVGAGIASRITIIIVALSTLSYFLIPKIYGAISIWSIGVVILSAFFGLPGFFMSFIILLSNISDLETGGYSFLFPIATDTTYKFRDTIFRGRLSKISKTIIGKEKK